A genomic segment from Gossypium hirsutum isolate 1008001.06 chromosome D04, Gossypium_hirsutum_v2.1, whole genome shotgun sequence encodes:
- the LOC107899261 gene encoding uncharacterized protein isoform X3, with protein sequence MQMVACNKEDIKCSEKRVGGDDGMRTVECLRGRLLAERQASKIAKQDAQLMESKLLELENKLKEETKLRNKAEKRFKLLKKKLESLKILPNLDESEKSSSSESSTVSSVSSASSSGTQHPQDAVPEILKNVEGSASDANPSIKSFEICSNEENSTPPGTSTKSDTRNQGST encoded by the exons ATGCAAATGGTTGCTTGCAACAAAGAAGACATCAAATGCAG TGAAAAGAGAGTGGGAGGAGATGATGGGATGAGAACTGTAGAATGCTTGAGAGGGAGGCTCCTTGCTGAGAGACAAGCATCAAAGATTGCAAAACAAGATGCTCAACTTATGGAAAGTAAG CTGCTAGAACTTGAGAACAAGCTGAAAGAAGAGACCAAGTTACGGAACAAAGCAGAGAAGAGGTTCAAGTTGTTGAAGAAGAAGCTTGAATCCCTAAAAATATTGCCCAATTTAGATGAATCAGAGAAGTCAAGTTCATCTGAGAGCTCTACAGTCTCTAGTGTTTCATCTGCAAGCAGTTCAGGTACTCAACACCCTCAAGATGCAGTCCCAGAAATCTTAAAAAATGTGGAGGGAAGTGCATCAGACGCCAATCCATCCATAAAAAGCTTTGAAATTTGTTCCAATGAAGAAAATTCAACTCCTCCAGGGACTAGTACTAAATCTGATACAAG AAACCAAGGTAGCACTTGA
- the LOC107899260 gene encoding probable protein phosphatase 2C 38: MVKSCWKPSIEGDSRGCLDGLLWYKDMGQHVYGDFSMAVVQANSLLEDQSQLESGLLSSSSSGRYGTFIGVYDGHGGPEASSFINNNLFCNFKSFVSENQEMSTNVLRKAFLATEDKFLSLVRKQWLVKPQMASVGSCCLTGVICNGLLYIANAGDSRVVLGRSIRGAKEVIAMQLSTEHNASFDAVRDELRSLHPNDPQIVVMKHKVWRVKGLIQISRSIGDAYLKKAEFNKEPLLPKFRLHEPFRKPILSAEPSLLVHKLHPDDQFLIFASDGLWEHLSNQQAVRIVQTSPRNGIARRLVKTALKEAAQKREMRYADLNKIDRGVRRHFHDDITVIVVFLDPHLINGSSCYNSPMSIKGGGRLASRC; the protein is encoded by the exons ATGGTTAAATCCTGTTGGAAACCATCTATTGAGGGTGATTCTAGAGGGTGCCTTGATGGTTTACTGTGGTATAAAGATATGGGGCAACATGTTTATGGAGATTTTTCAATGGCAGTGGTTCAAGCCAATAGTTTGTTGGAGGATCAAAGCCAACTCGAATCGGGATTGTTGAGTTCGAGTAGTTCCGGTCGGTACGGGACTTTCATTGGTGTGTATGATGGACATGGTGGACCTGAGGCTTCAAGCTTCATCAATAACAACCTTTTCTGCAATTTTAAGT CATTTGTGTCTGAGAATCAAGAAATGTCAACAAATGTTCTCAGAAAGGCTTTCTTGGCAACAGAAGACAAATTTCTTTCCCTTGTGAGGAAGCAATGGCTGGTTAAGCCGCAAATGGCATCGGTCGGATCGTGCTGTTTGACGGGAGTGATCTGCAATGGACTGCTATACATTGCAAATGCTGGTGATTCCAGAGTAGTCTTAGGAAGATCAATAAGAGGGGCTAAGGAAGTTATAGCAATGCAATTATCGACCGAACACAATGCAAGTTTTGATGCCGTAAGAGATGAGCTTCGGTCGTTGCATCCCAATGATCCGCAGATTGTTGTGATGAAACACAAAGTTTGGCGTGTTAAGGGCCTTATACAG ATTTCAAGATCCATAGGTGATGCATATCTAAAGAAGGCAGAATTCAACAAAGAGCCTCTCCTGCCTAAATTTAGACTGCATGAACCGTTTCGAAAGCCAATCCTTAGTGCCGAGCCGTCATTGTTAGTACATAAACTCCACCCTGATGATCAGTTTCTCATCTTTGCTTCTGATGGTCTTTGGGAACACTTGAGCAACCAGCAAGCTGTTAGAATTGTGCAGACTAGCCCACGAAAT GGAATTGCAAGGAGACTTGTTAAAACAGCACTCAAGGAAGCAGCACAGAAAAGAGAAATGAGATACGCAGACCTGAACAAGATTGATAGAGGGGTGAGGAGACATTTTCATGATGATATAACAGTCATAGTTGTGTTTCTAGATCCCCATTTGATCAATGGAAGCTCATGCTACAACTCTCCCATGTCGATAAAAGGCGGAGGAAGACTTGCCAGCCGCTGCTAG
- the LOC107899262 gene encoding E3 ubiquitin-protein ligase SGR9, amyloplastic — translation MMMEEETTIMAATSTLGPSQLSDLSYSIFSLSFHHRRRLCHLLSSPCLFFLTLHRLHTLSLPQKTLLIARHLLFSLHHLTRHFQPPPLRLPNPSTAINQRDLDAVLLLLFLCEAYHDSPEALERPHDEWRQVLTSICSNTTLKITGITGIFDGAALIPYIEMVTRCKRLVGIMGCSGKEGKEVAASPAAVVALPAVEVRGGGIECVICKEEMREGRDVCKFPCQHLFHWMCILPWVKKRNTCPCCRFQLPSDDIFGEIQRLWGILVKASGKSVDDEWT, via the coding sequence ATGATGATGGAAGAAGAGACGACAATTATGGCGGCAACCTCCACCCTCGGCCCTTCTCAGCTTTCAGATCTCAGCTACTCCATCTTCTCCCTCTCTTTCCACCACCGCCGCCGTCTTTGCCACCTCCTCTCCTCCCCTTGTCTCTTCTTTCTTACCCTCCACCGCCTCCACACTCTCTCACTCCCCCAAAAGACCCTTCTCATTGCCCGCCACCTCCTCTTTTCCCTCCACCACCTCACGCGTCACTTCCAGCCTCCACCTCTGCGGCTGCCAAACCCTTCCACAGCTATAAACCAGCGCGACCTTGACGCCGTGCTCCTCCTACTGTTCCTGTGTGAAGCATACCATGATAGCCCCGAAGCGCTCGAGAGACCTCACGATGAATGGCGCCAAGTGTTAACTAGTATATGCTCTAACACCACGTTAAAGATCACCGGCATCACCGGCATCTTCGACGGTGCTGCTTTGATCCCGTATATCGAAATGGTGACGAGGTGCAAAAGGCTTGTGGGGATAATGGGTTGCAGTGGGAAGGAAGGGAAGGAGGTGGCGGCGTCACCGGCGGCGGTGGTGGCGTTGCCAGCGGTGGAGGTGAGAGGGGGTGGCATTGAGTGCGTGATATGCAAAGAGGAGATGAGAGAAGGGAGAGACGTGTGTAAGTTCCCCTGCCAGCATTTGTTCCATTGGATGTGCATATTGCCATGGGTGAAGAAGAGGAACACTTGCCCGTGCTGCAGGTTTCAGCTTCCCAGTGATGATATATTCGGAGAGATCCAACGGCTGTGGGGAATCCTGGTCAAGGCGAGTGGCAAAAGTGTTGATGATGAATGGACATGA
- the LOC107899261 gene encoding uncharacterized protein isoform X2 translates to MLNLWKLLELENKLKEETKLRNKAEKRFKLLKKKLESLKILPNLDESEKSSSSESSTVSSVSSASSSGTQHPQDAVPEILKNVEGSASDANPSIKSFEICSNEENSTPPGTSTKSDTSCSSLKASTMEINMMNGRNETSEDDEYVDNSLALVPLNLPETKVALEINIEVSKSIGEVLDNLRHARERIQSTMERRQMIRVGAILN, encoded by the exons ATGCTCAACTTATGGAAA CTGCTAGAACTTGAGAACAAGCTGAAAGAAGAGACCAAGTTACGGAACAAAGCAGAGAAGAGGTTCAAGTTGTTGAAGAAGAAGCTTGAATCCCTAAAAATATTGCCCAATTTAGATGAATCAGAGAAGTCAAGTTCATCTGAGAGCTCTACAGTCTCTAGTGTTTCATCTGCAAGCAGTTCAGGTACTCAACACCCTCAAGATGCAGTCCCAGAAATCTTAAAAAATGTGGAGGGAAGTGCATCAGACGCCAATCCATCCATAAAAAGCTTTGAAATTTGTTCCAATGAAGAAAATTCAACTCCTCCAGGGACTAGTACTAAATCTGATACAAG TTGTTCAAGCTTGAAAGCTTCAACAATGGAGATTAACATGATGAATGGAAGAAATGAGACTAGTGAGGATGATGAGTATGTTGATAACTCATTGGCATTAGTTCCTTTGAATCTCCCAGAAACCAAGGTAGCACTTGAGATAAACATAGAAGTGAGCAAAAGTATAGGTGAAGTTCTTGATAATCTAAGGCATGCCAGGGAAAGAATTCAGAGCACAATGGAAAGAAGACAAATGATTAGGGTTGGGGCCATCTTGAATTAA
- the LOC107899261 gene encoding uncharacterized protein isoform X1, with the protein MQMVACNKEDIKCSEKRVGGDDGMRTVECLRGRLLAERQASKIAKQDAQLMESKLLELENKLKEETKLRNKAEKRFKLLKKKLESLKILPNLDESEKSSSSESSTVSSVSSASSSGTQHPQDAVPEILKNVEGSASDANPSIKSFEICSNEENSTPPGTSTKSDTSCSSLKASTMEINMMNGRNETSEDDEYVDNSLALVPLNLPETKVALEINIEVSKSIGEVLDNLRHARERIQSTMERRQMIRVGAILN; encoded by the exons ATGCAAATGGTTGCTTGCAACAAAGAAGACATCAAATGCAG TGAAAAGAGAGTGGGAGGAGATGATGGGATGAGAACTGTAGAATGCTTGAGAGGGAGGCTCCTTGCTGAGAGACAAGCATCAAAGATTGCAAAACAAGATGCTCAACTTATGGAAAGTAAG CTGCTAGAACTTGAGAACAAGCTGAAAGAAGAGACCAAGTTACGGAACAAAGCAGAGAAGAGGTTCAAGTTGTTGAAGAAGAAGCTTGAATCCCTAAAAATATTGCCCAATTTAGATGAATCAGAGAAGTCAAGTTCATCTGAGAGCTCTACAGTCTCTAGTGTTTCATCTGCAAGCAGTTCAGGTACTCAACACCCTCAAGATGCAGTCCCAGAAATCTTAAAAAATGTGGAGGGAAGTGCATCAGACGCCAATCCATCCATAAAAAGCTTTGAAATTTGTTCCAATGAAGAAAATTCAACTCCTCCAGGGACTAGTACTAAATCTGATACAAG TTGTTCAAGCTTGAAAGCTTCAACAATGGAGATTAACATGATGAATGGAAGAAATGAGACTAGTGAGGATGATGAGTATGTTGATAACTCATTGGCATTAGTTCCTTTGAATCTCCCAGAAACCAAGGTAGCACTTGAGATAAACATAGAAGTGAGCAAAAGTATAGGTGAAGTTCTTGATAATCTAAGGCATGCCAGGGAAAGAATTCAGAGCACAATGGAAAGAAGACAAATGATTAGGGTTGGGGCCATCTTGAATTAA